The nucleotide sequence GCCATTGAGATTATGGATTATGCTGTATTAATAATAAGTGGAGTAGACGGTGTTCAAAGTCAAACTGAAAACATATGGAGACTTCTTAGGAAATATAATGTTCCCACCATATTTTTTATAAATAAAATGGATAGATTAAATGCAAGTAAAGAGAAAGTAATCAAAGAAATAGTAGAAAATCTAACGTCAAAAGTTTTCCTTATTGAAGGAAATGAAATGAACGAAAACACAATTGAATTTATTGCAGAAAATAACGATGATTTATGCGAGATTTATTTAAGTTCTGGCTATGAAGAGAATTTATGGTTTAATTCAATGAAGGAAATGATAAAGAAAAATATAATATTTCCATGTTTTACAGGTTCAGCACTAGAAGATATAGGAATAGAATATTTTTTACAAAAAATGAATTTGATAACCTATACTGAATATAATGAGACAGAAGAATTTTTGGGTTTAGTATATAAGATAAGATATGATGATAACAAAAATAAGATAGTGTATATAAAGGCGCTTAAAGGTAGTGTGAAGGTAAAGGATGAGGTTAGAGTTGAAAATTCCAGTGAGAAAATTGAAGACATTAGATTTTATAATGGGAATAAGTACAAGACAGAACATAAGGCGGCTGCAGGTGAGCTATTTGCAGTAGTAGGAATTAAAAATGTTAGGTCAGGTGACTTTGTTGGCTCTTTTTCAGATAAGATCAAATATAATATGATTCCAACTTTAAAATCAAAGGTTGTATTTGATGAAGGTATTAATGCGAATCAAGTTTTAGAATATTTTAAAATTATAGAAGAGGAGGAACCCTCTTTAAATATATTATGGAATGAAAAGCTTAGAAGCCTTGAAATACATGTTATGGGAAAAATAGAGTTAGAAATCTTGAAAGCTATTATGAAGGATAGATTTAATTTAGAAGTGGATTTCGGTCCATGTGAGGTTTTGTACAAAGAGACCATAGCTAAAAAGACTAATGGTTATGGCCATTTTGAACCTTTAAGGCATTATGCCGAGGTATATCTTAAATTAGAGCCAGCACCTTTAAATAGCGGTATAACTTTTATTAGTGAATGCAAAACTGAAAGTCTTACACTTGGTGAGCAAAATCTCATAAAAACACATATATTTGAGAGGGAACATCATGGCATTCTAACAGGGTCTGTTGTTACAGATATAAAAGTAGTATTAATAGATGGAAGACATCATGTTAAACATACTAGCGGCGGAGATTTTAGGGAGGCAACCTTAAGGGCTTTAAGACAAGGCCTTGAAAGTACTGAAAATGTGCTTTTAGAACCATTTTATAGTTTTAAAATTGAAGTGAATAGTGATTCAATGGGAAGAGTTATGGCAGACATTAATAAGATGAGCGGTGAATTTAATCCTCCATATATTAGAGAGAATAAATGTGTTATAGAGGGGAGAGGACCTGTTGTGGAGTTTATGGATTATCCAGCTTCTTTGTCTTCTTTTACGAAGGGAAGAGGGAGAATTAGTCTTAATTTTGATGGATATGATGTATGTCATAACAGAGAAGAGGTCATTCATAATATAAATTATAATAAAAATAAAGACATAGAGTATACTTCAACATCTATATTCTGCTCAAAGGGTCAAGCTTATAAGGTTGAGGGAAGTAGAGTTGTTGAATTTATGCATTGTTTACATAAGTAAAGTTAAATAATAATTATAGAGAGGAATTAGTATAATGAGAGCATTTATATTTGATATGGATGGAGTAATAATTAATAGTCAACCTATTCATTATGAAGTAGATACTATGATATTTAAAAAATTAGGGATTGTTTTAAAGAAAGAAGAAATGGAAGGGTTTGCAGGAATGACAAATCCAGAAATACTAAGAGTTTTAAAGGAAAAATTTAAGTTTGAGGAAAATATTGATGATGTATTAAAGGAACAGATAAGAATTAAAACAAATTTATTAAAACAACGCAAAATTAAACCAATAGAAGGTATAATAGAATTAGTGGACAAACTTAAGGATAAAAACATATTGATAGCTGTAGCTTCTTCTTCACCTAGAAAATTTATTGAGGCAGTACTTGAGACTTTCGGTATAATAGAAAGATTTGATAAAATCATTTGTGGTGAAGAGGTTCCAAAGGGAAAACCTGAACCAGATATTTATATAGAGGCAGCTAGACAGCTAGGAGTAAATATAGAAGAATGTGTAGTTTTAGAAGATTCAACTCATGGAATAGCAGCGGCAAAGGCTGCGGGGATGAAATGTATAGGCTTTCGAAACCCTGACTCAGGAAGTCAAGTACATTCAAAAGCAGATATTGTAGTAAATTCTATAAGAGAAATAGATATTGAAGCTATTTAAATAATAAATTCCCATATAAAAGGTGTTTTAATTTAATATTAAAGCACCTTTTATTTAATATATTATATTTTGGATAACAAAAACATAATTGACAAAAAAACCTTGATAATATAGACTGTTTAGTATATAAAAGCGGTTGTCTAACTTAGTAGATAAAAAATAATGTACAAAAAGGATGTGATATAATGGCGGCTACTATAAGGGATGTTGCAAAACTTGCAAATGTTTCGCCTTCAACGGTATCTAGGGTTCTAAATGACAGTAATAAAATAAGTTGTGAAACCAAGGAGAGAGTGATAAAGGCTATAAAAAAATTGGACTATCATGCCAATGCCATAGCAAGAAGTTTGGCAAATAACTCAACAAAAATTCTTGGGCTTATAGTACCAAATGAGGCTAAGAACCTATTTAGAAATCCGTTCTTTATAAAAGCAATGAGAGGGATAAGTTTATGTGCACATGAAAACGAGTACTATATAATGTATGATTTCGGAAGCAGTGAAAAGGAAGAGGTCTCTCTTATAAAAAAATATGTTCAGAGTAAGCTTGTTGATGGTATTATACTTTTGACAGTAAGAAAAAATGATAAGTGTATAGACTTTTTAAAGCGGCTTAAGTATCCATTTGTTGTTATTGGAAGACCTGAAGAATCAAAAGGAGTTATGTGGGTTGATAATGACAATTTTAAGGCTATGTATGATCTTGTTGATGGTTTAATTAAAAGAGGTGCTGAATCTATAGCTTTTATTGGTGCCGCTAAGGAAATGAACATGTCAAGGGATAGACTTGATGGATATAAAAGAGCATTGCTTGCCCATGGAAGAGAAGTAGATGAGGAAATTATAGTTGAGCAAAAGAGCTTTACAGAAGAAGAAGGTTATACGGCTATGAAGAAGATATTAGAGGTCAAAACTCCATCTTTGGTAGTAACTACAGATGATTTATTAGCTTTTGGTGTTCTAAAACTTCTAAGGGAGATAGGTGAAGAAAGTATATCAGTTGTAGGATTTAACAATATTCCGTTAGGTGAATATCAAAACCCTCCACTTGCATCTGTTGATATTAATGCAGAGAAGCTTGGTTACCATGCTGCTAAGCTGCTTATCGATAGTGTAAATAAAGAAATTGAAAAAAATCATTTTATAATAGATACTTTTCTTAAAGAAAGAGAATCCATAAAATTATCAAAATAATTTTATGGGAAAGAAATTCTGAGTATAAATTAGAGGAAACTTATAAATGTTTTCTCTAATTTATTTTATATATATTTTTGAATAATATTCCTCAAGCATTCTTTTTACTGAAAAGTAATCTTTAGTTGATAAAATACTATTTTTCATCATGGAAATCCATTTTTTCCTTTCAAGATAGAAGGTAGGAATAACTTTATTCATAAGCACTTCATATAATGCATTTGCATCATGCTTATCTATAAAATAAATATCATCAGATTGCAAACCATCCCCAAATTGCCAGCCATTTATTCCATCTCTACATGCTTCTGGCCACCAACCATCTAGTGTACTTAAATTTAGTACGCCATTCATAGCTGCCTTCATTCCAGAAGTGCCGCTAGCCTCTAGTGGTCGTCTAGGATTGTTAAGCCAAACATCTGATCCTTGAGTGAGAAGTTTTCCTATAGTCATGTCGTAATTTTCAAGGAAAACAACTGAAGAAGGATATTGTTTTGAAAAATTAACTAGATTCTTTATTATGTCTTTGCCAGTATCATCAAGAGGATGAGCTTTACCTGAAAAAACTATTTGAATTTTACCATCCTTAAGCAGAGGAGAGATGATTTTCATGTCTGAAAATATTAGATTGCTTCTTTTATAAGGAGCAGCACGCCTCGAAAATCCTATTAAAAGAGAATTTTCGTTAAGTTCTATCTCATTTCTTTCTTTAACAAAGGAGATTAGTTTTCTTTTGTTTTTTATATGATTAGTCCATAAGTTGTTTGAATTAGAGTCTTCAGCAGCTTTAAGCATATCTTCGTCTACCCAAGTTGGAATATGAATTGCATTTGTTATGCTTATTATTTTTGATTTATTTTTAATGTTTTTCCACATCTTATTTGCAGTTTCTCCATGTAATTTGGAAACTGCATTTGATATTCTCGAAAGTCTTAGGGCTCCAACAGTCATGTTAAAAGGGCAGCCACCTAAAGAAATGAGCTGTTCTATTGTAAAACCATTGTTTGCCCCAATACTTATCATTCTTGAAATTGAGTGAGATTCGTTTCCTTCTATGATGGGGGTATGAGTTGTAAAAACTATTTCTTCTTTTGATTTTTTCACTGCCTCATCAAATGGAATACCTGTATTCATTTTTTCACGTACTAATTCAAAACCTGCGAAGAGTGCGTGACCTTCATTAAAGTGATATACGTCTACATTAATATCAAGTGCCCTTAGTGCCCTTACTCCACCTATTCCTAAAACAATTTCTTGAGCAAGCCTTGAATCTTCAAAACCACCGTAAAGTTGGTTTGTAATCCACCTATTATCGTTTTCTGGTAAATCAGTATCTAGGAGATATAGAGGTGCTAGCTTAAACTTATCTAAAAGCCATATTTTACAAGTGACATCTTTTTCATATATTTTTACTTTTACCTTTAGTTTGGTATCCTTTAAAAAATCATATTTATAGTTGTGATAAGTATCATACACATTACTATTTTCATCAATAAGCTGATCAGTATAGCCTTGCTTCCACTTTATTCCAATACCGATTATAGGATAATTATAGTCTTTAGAACCTTTTAGATAATCTCCTGCAAGAATACCGAGACCTCCGGCATAGGTTTTTATGGAAGCATCAATGGCATATTCCATAGAAAAGTAAGCAATTCTTGGTAAGGGGGATTTGCTCCACATCTTAACACATCCTTTTTAACATATACTTTAATAGTATAGTTGAGATGTTTATAATATTATTACATGTAAAAATCAATTTGTTTCCCTATACTTAAATAATATATTATAATAGCAGTATATTAAACATAGGGGAGTGAGTTTTAGTGAAGAACATAAGGTTAGTAAAAAAGGAAGACAGTGAAGAAATTTTAAATATATATAAACCATTTATACAAAATACAGCTATAACCTTTGATTACGATATTCCGAGTATTCAGAAGTTTACTGAGAAAGTTTCTAATATATCTAATAAGTATGCATATTTAGTATGTGAGATTGATGAGAAAGTAGCTGGATATGCATATGCATCAAGTTTTAATGAAAGAGCTGCATATGATTGGGCAGTGGATTTATCAATATATGTGGATGATAAGTATCAAGGGAAGGGGATAGGTAAAGCTCTTTACTATACCTTAATAGAAACGTTAAAAATTCAAGGTTATTGTAATATGTATGCTCTTGTGACCTCCTCAAATACAAGAAGTAAAAATTTTCATGAATATTTTGATTTTAAGCTTTCAGGAACATACCATAGTTCCGGATACAAATTTGAAAAGTGGCATGATGTGGATGTGTTTGAAAAAATTATAGAAGATAATGCAAAAAACCCACATGAGATTATAGCAATAAATAAAATAAGAGAGACAAAAGAGTTTGCAAACATAATAGATAATGGAGTCTTAATGATTAAGTAAAGTTTTAGTACATAAAAGTTGTAGCTAGCATATATATTTTTCTACATTAATAATATTTAAAGATAGAATTTTTTAGAGGGTATATGTATGTATTATATTTGTCCGTATTTTTTAGATAAAAATGGACATAGAGTTCAAAAAACTATGGTTGGTAAAGTAGCTTTGGATGAACAGAAGCTTACGCCTCAGAAGTTCAGTATAACTTATCCATTAATAATAAACTTACAGGATGAAAAAGTGAAAACAAAGGTAAATGAGGATATAGTAAATCAAGTAAGTGAGCTTTTTAAAAATCAAGTACTTCTTACGGAAAAGATTGATTTAAGTGAAGTATTTGGAGCATATGAGATTGGAGTTAATAGAAATTATATCTTAAGTATTTTATTTAGCATTTACACTTATATGAATAGGGCAGCTCACGGTCTTACAGTATATTCTTCTATAACAGTAAACACAAGAACAGGAAAGGTGTATAGTTTTAGTGATTTGTTCAATCCTAAAATGAATTACTTAGGTGAGCTTACTACAATTGTAAAGAAGTATATTAAAGATAATAATATTCAGCTTATAGAGGATTATAAAGGTGTTACAAATGATCAGGAGTTTTATTTAACAAATGATAAACTTGTACTTTATTATCAGGTTTATGCCTATACACCATATTACTATGGATTATTTAGGATTCCTATACCTTACACAGAAATAAAGAATCTTTTAGGACCAATGAGTCCTATAAATAATCTTATATAATATATAAAGGGTCATGTAAAGATGACTCTTTTTATATTTGGTTAAAATTTTGAAGATAATATTGTATAATTAGAGTAAGGATTTACTGTTAAGGAGATTTTTATGGAACAAAATATAAATATAATCGTAGTAGAAGATGATAATGATATAAATAATATGCTTAAAATAATGCTTGAGAGGAAAGGCTATAATGTTGTGCAAGCCTATTCAGGAACTGAGGCTCTTCTTCATGTAAAGACTCAGGAGTTTCAGTTGATGCTTCTAGATTTAATGCTTCCAGGAATAAGCGGAGATGAGTTGCTTCAAAAAGTACGTGGAATAAGTGCAATGCCGGTTATTGTTATTTCAGCGAAACTTTCAAAGGATACAAAGGTTAGAATGCTTAAGATTGGTGCAGATGATTATATTACAAAGCCTTTTGATATGGATGATGTTGATGCGAGAATATATTCGAATTTAAGAAGATATATTAAATTTGGAAAAGATGAAAGTTTTAATAGTAAAATAGTCTTTAAAGATATGATACTGGATAGTGTGGCTATGGAGGTTATTGTAAATGGACAGAGAATGTCGCTTACTAATAGAGAATTTAAGATTCTTGAAGTCTTACTGTTAAATAAAAGGAAGGTATTCTCGAAAGCTAATTTATTTGAAAGTGTTTGGGAAGATACCTATATGGGAGATGATAATACCCTTAATGTACATATAAGCAATTTAAGGAATAAGCTTTTAAAGGCAAATTCTAAGGAAGAATACATAGAAACAGTATGGGGAATGGGGTATAGATTAAAAATTTAAGAATTTCTTAAGAATTGCTTTAACTTCTCTTATGTTATGTGTTTTATTATTAAAGCATAGGAGGGATTTTTATGAAAGATGCAGTACTGAAGACAGTTAATTTATCAAAAAGGTATAAAGATGTAACTGTGTTAGATAATGTCAATATAACCATTAATAAAGGTGATATATATGGATTCATTGGACAAAATGGTGCAGGGAAAACCACATTAATGAAACTAATATCAGGATTAATAATTAAAGATAGTGGAACCATTGAGCTTTTTGGTGAAAATGACACTAGGAATATAGAGAATATGAGAAAAAGGATGGGGTGTCTTATAGAAACACCAGCACTTTATGATTACTCTAGTGTATACGATAACCTAGAAATCAATAGAATTCAAAAGGGCATACCAGGAAGAGAGTCTATAGATAAAGTTCTTAAGATGGTTGGACTTTATAATGAAAGGAAAAAGCAAGTTAGAAAACTTTCTATGGGAATGAAACAAAAGCTTGGATTAGCCATGGCTTTGATAGGAGATCCAGAGTTTTTAATTTTAGATGAGCCTATTAATGGACTTGATCCAATGAGTATAATTGAAATACGAAAGCTTCTCAATAAGTTAAATAAAGAGTTTGATGTTACTATTTTAATATCAAGTCACATATTAAGTGAACTATACCAATTTGCAAATTCTTATGGAATAATTCATAATGGACGGTTAGTTGAACAAATTACTTCAAGAGAGTTAGAGGAAAGGTGTCAAAAGTTTTTGTACATAAGAACTGATAACGCTGAGAGGGCTGTTTTTACCATAGAAAGAATATTAAAAACTCAAAATTACGAGGTTATGCATGATAATGCTATAAAATTATATGAATATCTAGATGAGCCTAGTAAGGTAGCTTCTGTTCTTTTAAATAATGGAAGTTTAGTTGACGAAATTGCTTTAAAAGGAGATAACCTTGAGGATTATTTCTCAAAGCTAGTTTGGAGGAATAAAAATGTTTAATCTTTTAAAAGTTGAGTTTTATAAATTGAAACGTTCTAAAGTTTTTTATTTGTTTATTGTTCTTATGATTATGCAGAGCATGTTTGTACTTATTCCTATTAAAGAAAACTATCTTTTGAATAAAACAGGACAAGATATGTTCCTGCAGTCCTTTCCTTTACAGGAATTTATATTTAATACACTTATTATTGGCGCATTTGGATATTTTATAGGGAAAGAATTTCACTCAGGATACATAAAGAATTTGATTGTATCAGGCCATAAAAGAATAAATATTGTACTTTCTAAAGCAATTGTATTTTGTATTGGAGTAGCTATTATAAGTTTTATTTTCCCAATATGCACTTTTGTTATAAATAGTATAAGGAACGGTTATGGCGAAAAATACAGCGTCGAATACATGTTTGAAGTTTCGGTTATTATGTTATTTGTGTATTTAGCTATAGGAAGTATTGTAACAATGATTTCTTTTATTACAAAGAACATTGCAATAACAATAGCCTTATTTTATCTAATAGATATAATAAATAGATTTGGCACAGCAATGTCTCTTAGGAATAGCACCGTTAAATATTTTTACTATAAAACAGTTTTTGCTATACCATCTATTTGTATATTAGATAAAATAACTGTATTTACTGCAGGAAAAATGTTATTTATATGTCTTATGACTACAGCTATTTGTACTGCATTAAGTATTGAAGCATTAAAAAAAGCAGATATGAAATAGATTATGAACGGAGGGCAAGTAGATGATTTTTTTACTATTTCTTCTTATAATTTTTTCAACAGGGTTGCTTGTCCGTGATTATTTAGTCAGTAAAGAGTTAAAGGTAATGACAGAGAAGCTTGAACATATTAACAGAGATAATTGTGATGAAAAGCTAAAAATAAGCTTATTAAATAAAAAAATTGAAAAGTTGTCTAAGAGTATAAATGAAACGCTTTATGCAAAATCAAATTGCGAAGCAGAAAAGAAAAAATCGGAAAATAGACTTAGACAAGCTATATCAGATATGTCACATGATCTTAGGACACCACTTACGGCGATAAAGGGATATATTAAGTTTTTAAAAGAGGATAATTTAGAAAACTATCAAAAAAGAGATTACATAGAAGTTATAGAAAAAAGAGCAGAAACTCTTGAGGTGCTATTAAATGATTTCTATAGATTGTCATTAATTGATTCGCCTAATTTTAAGCTAAATATAGAAAGAATTAATTTATCTAGGACACTAGAAGAAGTAATGTTTTCAAGATATGTTGATTTTAAAAGCAGTGGTATAGAACCTAAAATTAGTATATGCGAGAATCTTTACATAGCTGCAGATCAAAGTGCTTTAGAAAGGATAATTGATAATCTAATTACAAATTCAGTAAGGTATGCTAAAAGCTATATAGAATTAGAGCTGAAGATAAAGGAGGATACTGTTATTCTAAAAATTAGCAATAATGCAATGAATTTAGAGGGATGTACTAATGAAAATATTTTTGATAGATTTTATATAGCGGACAAAACCAGGTCGGGAAATGGTACAGGCCTAGGCTTATCTATTGCTAAAGAACTTACAGAAAAAATGGGTGGACAAATAAATGCAAATATATTGAATGATAAAATTGATGTTTGCGTAAAATTTATGCTGCTCAAAA is from Clostridium acetobutylicum ATCC 824 and encodes:
- a CDS encoding elongation factor G, whose amino-acid sequence is MNRTIGLLAHVDAGKTTLAEQILYHTNSIRKRGRVDHKDSFLDNSLVEKERGITVFSEQAIFEFKGSTYFLVDTPGHIDFSPEMERAIEIMDYAVLIISGVDGVQSQTENIWRLLRKYNVPTIFFINKMDRLNASKEKVIKEIVENLTSKVFLIEGNEMNENTIEFIAENNDDLCEIYLSSGYEENLWFNSMKEMIKKNIIFPCFTGSALEDIGIEYFLQKMNLITYTEYNETEEFLGLVYKIRYDDNKNKIVYIKALKGSVKVKDEVRVENSSEKIEDIRFYNGNKYKTEHKAAAGELFAVVGIKNVRSGDFVGSFSDKIKYNMIPTLKSKVVFDEGINANQVLEYFKIIEEEEPSLNILWNEKLRSLEIHVMGKIELEILKAIMKDRFNLEVDFGPCEVLYKETIAKKTNGYGHFEPLRHYAEVYLKLEPAPLNSGITFISECKTESLTLGEQNLIKTHIFEREHHGILTGSVVTDIKVVLIDGRHHVKHTSGGDFREATLRALRQGLESTENVLLEPFYSFKIEVNSDSMGRVMADINKMSGEFNPPYIRENKCVIEGRGPVVEFMDYPASLSSFTKGRGRISLNFDGYDVCHNREEVIHNINYNKNKDIEYTSTSIFCSKGQAYKVEGSRVVEFMHCLHK
- a CDS encoding HAD family hydrolase, giving the protein MRAFIFDMDGVIINSQPIHYEVDTMIFKKLGIVLKKEEMEGFAGMTNPEILRVLKEKFKFEENIDDVLKEQIRIKTNLLKQRKIKPIEGIIELVDKLKDKNILIAVASSSPRKFIEAVLETFGIIERFDKIICGEEVPKGKPEPDIYIEAARQLGVNIEECVVLEDSTHGIAAAKAAGMKCIGFRNPDSGSQVHSKADIVVNSIREIDIEAI
- a CDS encoding LacI family DNA-binding transcriptional regulator yields the protein MAATIRDVAKLANVSPSTVSRVLNDSNKISCETKERVIKAIKKLDYHANAIARSLANNSTKILGLIVPNEAKNLFRNPFFIKAMRGISLCAHENEYYIMYDFGSSEKEEVSLIKKYVQSKLVDGIILLTVRKNDKCIDFLKRLKYPFVVIGRPEESKGVMWVDNDNFKAMYDLVDGLIKRGAESIAFIGAAKEMNMSRDRLDGYKRALLAHGREVDEEIIVEQKSFTEEEGYTAMKKILEVKTPSLVVTTDDLLAFGVLKLLREIGEESISVVGFNNIPLGEYQNPPLASVDINAEKLGYHAAKLLIDSVNKEIEKNHFIIDTFLKERESIKLSK
- the glgP gene encoding alpha-glucan family phosphorylase; its protein translation is MWSKSPLPRIAYFSMEYAIDASIKTYAGGLGILAGDYLKGSKDYNYPIIGIGIKWKQGYTDQLIDENSNVYDTYHNYKYDFLKDTKLKVKVKIYEKDVTCKIWLLDKFKLAPLYLLDTDLPENDNRWITNQLYGGFEDSRLAQEIVLGIGGVRALRALDINVDVYHFNEGHALFAGFELVREKMNTGIPFDEAVKKSKEEIVFTTHTPIIEGNESHSISRMISIGANNGFTIEQLISLGGCPFNMTVGALRLSRISNAVSKLHGETANKMWKNIKNKSKIISITNAIHIPTWVDEDMLKAAEDSNSNNLWTNHIKNKRKLISFVKERNEIELNENSLLIGFSRRAAPYKRSNLIFSDMKIISPLLKDGKIQIVFSGKAHPLDDTGKDIIKNLVNFSKQYPSSVVFLENYDMTIGKLLTQGSDVWLNNPRRPLEASGTSGMKAAMNGVLNLSTLDGWWPEACRDGINGWQFGDGLQSDDIYFIDKHDANALYEVLMNKVIPTFYLERKKWISMMKNSILSTKDYFSVKRMLEEYYSKIYIK
- a CDS encoding GNAT family N-acetyltransferase, whose amino-acid sequence is MKNIRLVKKEDSEEILNIYKPFIQNTAITFDYDIPSIQKFTEKVSNISNKYAYLVCEIDEKVAGYAYASSFNERAAYDWAVDLSIYVDDKYQGKGIGKALYYTLIETLKIQGYCNMYALVTSSNTRSKNFHEYFDFKLSGTYHSSGYKFEKWHDVDVFEKIIEDNAKNPHEIIAINKIRETKEFANIIDNGVLMIK
- a CDS encoding DUF3298 and DUF4163 domain-containing protein — protein: MYYICPYFLDKNGHRVQKTMVGKVALDEQKLTPQKFSITYPLIINLQDEKVKTKVNEDIVNQVSELFKNQVLLTEKIDLSEVFGAYEIGVNRNYILSILFSIYTYMNRAAHGLTVYSSITVNTRTGKVYSFSDLFNPKMNYLGELTTIVKKYIKDNNIQLIEDYKGVTNDQEFYLTNDKLVLYYQVYAYTPYYYGLFRIPIPYTEIKNLLGPMSPINNLI
- a CDS encoding response regulator transcription factor; amino-acid sequence: MEQNINIIVVEDDNDINNMLKIMLERKGYNVVQAYSGTEALLHVKTQEFQLMLLDLMLPGISGDELLQKVRGISAMPVIVISAKLSKDTKVRMLKIGADDYITKPFDMDDVDARIYSNLRRYIKFGKDESFNSKIVFKDMILDSVAMEVIVNGQRMSLTNREFKILEVLLLNKRKVFSKANLFESVWEDTYMGDDNTLNVHISNLRNKLLKANSKEEYIETVWGMGYRLKI
- a CDS encoding ABC transporter ATP-binding protein yields the protein MKDAVLKTVNLSKRYKDVTVLDNVNITINKGDIYGFIGQNGAGKTTLMKLISGLIIKDSGTIELFGENDTRNIENMRKRMGCLIETPALYDYSSVYDNLEINRIQKGIPGRESIDKVLKMVGLYNERKKQVRKLSMGMKQKLGLAMALIGDPEFLILDEPINGLDPMSIIEIRKLLNKLNKEFDVTILISSHILSELYQFANSYGIIHNGRLVEQITSRELEERCQKFLYIRTDNAERAVFTIERILKTQNYEVMHDNAIKLYEYLDEPSKVASVLLNNGSLVDEIALKGDNLEDYFSKLVWRNKNV
- a CDS encoding ABC transporter permease; the protein is MFNLLKVEFYKLKRSKVFYLFIVLMIMQSMFVLIPIKENYLLNKTGQDMFLQSFPLQEFIFNTLIIGAFGYFIGKEFHSGYIKNLIVSGHKRINIVLSKAIVFCIGVAIISFIFPICTFVINSIRNGYGEKYSVEYMFEVSVIMLFVYLAIGSIVTMISFITKNIAITIALFYLIDIINRFGTAMSLRNSTVKYFYYKTVFAIPSICILDKITVFTAGKMLFICLMTTAICTALSIEALKKADMK
- a CDS encoding sensor histidine kinase produces the protein MIFLLFLLIIFSTGLLVRDYLVSKELKVMTEKLEHINRDNCDEKLKISLLNKKIEKLSKSINETLYAKSNCEAEKKKSENRLRQAISDMSHDLRTPLTAIKGYIKFLKEDNLENYQKRDYIEVIEKRAETLEVLLNDFYRLSLIDSPNFKLNIERINLSRTLEEVMFSRYVDFKSSGIEPKISICENLYIAADQSALERIIDNLITNSVRYAKSYIELELKIKEDTVILKISNNAMNLEGCTNENIFDRFYIADKTRSGNGTGLGLSIAKELTEKMGGQINANILNDKIDVCVKFMLLKS